Proteins encoded in a region of the Methanobrevibacter millerae genome:
- a CDS encoding DUF2971 domain-containing protein produces MDDNNWRNKFFDNYFKIEVDDEQKWLDCKNQHLTKIFQYTRVKHAKTLILDDLMYLREIKDLNDPFEGDLLYDLDEFYNNPIKNPMLDKNDIKNNFYEANKYMKDLIYIACFSERNDITPMWHHYGGEHKGICVEYDFKNDKEYDKKLKQILFPIAYVTEKRNKEILPKIFDGADKGKLAIETFTNKSIEWEYEQEWRIIMLKNPGKLFEIKWYNNKPYIKFLTPKNVYLGYKIDERDAYFIKKLCELRNIPVYRMIKDNSSFNLTYIPYE; encoded by the coding sequence ATGGATGACAATAACTGGCGGAATAAATTTTTTGATAATTATTTTAAAATTGAAGTTGATGATGAACAAAAATGGCTTGATTGTAAAAATCAGCACTTAACAAAAATTTTCCAATATACTCGCGTTAAACATGCAAAAACATTAATTTTAGATGATTTAATGTATCTACGAGAAATTAAAGATTTAAATGATCCGTTTGAAGGGGATTTATTATATGACTTGGATGAATTTTATAATAACCCTATAAAAAACCCTATGTTAGATAAAAATGATATCAAAAACAATTTTTATGAAGCTAATAAATATATGAAAGATTTAATTTATATTGCTTGTTTCAGTGAGAGAAACGATATTACTCCAATGTGGCATCATTATGGTGGAGAACATAAAGGAATTTGTGTTGAGTATGATTTTAAAAATGATAAAGAATATGATAAAAAATTAAAACAAATTCTTTTCCCAATTGCTTATGTTACAGAAAAAAGAAATAAAGAAATTTTGCCTAAAATATTTGATGGCGCAGACAAAGGAAAATTAGCCATTGAAACATTTACCAATAAATCTATTGAATGGGAATATGAACAAGAATGGAGAATAATTATGCTTAAAAATCCAGGGAAATTATTTGAAATTAAATGGTACAACAACAAACCCTATATCAAATTTTTAACACCGAAAAATGTTTATTTAGGTTATAAAATTGATGAGAGAGATGCATATTTTATCAAAAAATTATGTGAACTAAGGAACATTCCCGTTTATAGAATGATTAAAGATAATTCAAGTTTTAATTTGACTTATATTCCCTATGAATAA